From Thalassoroseus pseudoceratinae, the proteins below share one genomic window:
- a CDS encoding DUF1501 domain-containing protein, which produces MNRDFCTRRIPAVSRRDALRTLSAGFGYLAFAGLAAAEQSATRSSLAVRQPHFEPLAKRVIFLCMRGGPSHVDTFDYKPRLVHDHGRPSSYGSPWCRSPWKFKQHGDAGLWISELFPRLAEHADSLCLLRSMHCDQPAHAQAMLQLHTGHAQFVRPSLGAWSLYGLGTENQNLPGFISINPPSSTGGAQNYGSAFLPAAYQGTKFTVQDSSQRNRRIDRMRRGEVNPNGIANAVNNRLSRGEQQRQLELIAALDREKLSRDIHNPIVEGAIENFELAFRMQDAVPQVMNLSDETAETLALYGIDEDPTDGFGRQCLLARRLAEAGVRFIELGHGSWDQHSNIQTALASNCAETDKPIAGLLADLKRRDLLKDTLVVWGGEFGRTPYSDSGTGRDHNHKGFTMWMAGGGVKGGVSYGATDEHGYEAVTDHMHIHDWHATILHLLGLDHERLTFLHAGREMRLTDVAGTVAKAIIQ; this is translated from the coding sequence ATGAATCGTGATTTCTGCACGCGACGGATCCCGGCCGTCTCTCGTCGAGATGCGTTGAGAACACTCTCAGCGGGTTTTGGTTACTTGGCCTTCGCGGGGCTTGCAGCGGCTGAGCAGTCGGCGACACGCTCAAGTTTGGCAGTCCGGCAACCGCATTTTGAGCCGCTCGCGAAACGAGTGATCTTTCTTTGTATGCGAGGGGGGCCATCGCATGTTGATACTTTCGACTACAAACCTCGACTAGTCCATGATCACGGTCGGCCGTCGTCCTACGGTTCCCCCTGGTGCCGGTCGCCGTGGAAGTTCAAGCAACACGGCGACGCCGGTCTGTGGATTTCCGAACTGTTTCCTCGCTTGGCTGAGCACGCTGATTCTCTCTGTCTGTTGCGGTCGATGCATTGTGATCAACCCGCTCACGCTCAAGCAATGCTTCAACTTCATACAGGGCACGCGCAGTTCGTCCGACCCTCACTCGGAGCATGGAGCTTGTACGGACTCGGGACCGAGAATCAAAATCTTCCCGGTTTCATCTCGATCAATCCGCCAAGTTCAACGGGCGGTGCCCAAAACTACGGAAGTGCCTTTCTTCCGGCTGCCTATCAGGGAACGAAGTTCACGGTTCAGGACAGCAGCCAAAGAAACCGGAGAATCGATCGCATGCGGCGTGGGGAGGTAAACCCCAACGGGATTGCAAACGCTGTCAACAACCGCCTATCGCGTGGTGAACAGCAGCGACAACTTGAGCTAATCGCGGCACTCGACCGCGAGAAACTCTCTCGTGACATCCACAATCCGATCGTCGAAGGAGCGATCGAAAACTTCGAGTTGGCGTTTCGCATGCAGGATGCTGTCCCGCAAGTGATGAATCTATCCGACGAAACAGCCGAAACACTTGCGCTCTACGGAATCGATGAAGACCCCACGGATGGGTTCGGACGACAATGCTTGCTCGCACGGCGACTTGCCGAAGCCGGTGTTCGGTTTATTGAACTCGGCCACGGCAGTTGGGACCAGCATAGCAACATTCAAACGGCGTTGGCGTCAAACTGTGCTGAGACCGATAAACCGATCGCGGGACTCCTGGCCGACCTCAAACGTCGCGACCTGCTCAAAGACACGCTCGTCGTTTGGGGTGGCGAGTTTGGTCGCACACCGTACTCCGATTCCGGCACGGGACGCGACCACAACCACAAAGGCTTTACGATGTGGATGGCCGGGGGCGGTGTCAAAGGCGGCGTCAGTTACGGAGCCACCGACGAGCATGGCTACGAAGCCGTCACCGATCACATGCACATCCACGATTGGCACGCAACGATCCTTCACTTACTCGGACTCGACCACGAACGACTCACGTTCCTTCACGCCGGCCGAGAAATGCGTCTCACCGACGTTGCCGGGACGGTTGCGAAAGCGATCATCCAGTGA
- a CDS encoding FecR domain-containing protein yields the protein MNHDRLSELIENAIQDEITPSEHEELQSILKRDPESRRLYRERMDIEAALRTWAEEGSEADHVRTNSVGSLLNREPRLRSVAVVLSSLACLVVAAVWYVTSHGDRPFPNGQPGPLVNASDDGRFFGSLRLSNDGRWAEIERSKQQRFREDHVTLETGVAELLFDSGTNLVLEAPCELAVLSADAARLIRGSVYVNVTDRSNGFVLETPETTIYDEGTEYAVALEESATEVHVFEGSVFCVSDEGPSASENLVEAGEAYRFDRRTPGPPGRVPFGQRKFVRQLDAEIQQTAGDELLAYDGFENIAGRIRRGRSGFGWDGGWTAIGRKRGPLAEVVPAPSGTVFEVDRNERMCLKLSDSNLRRKFNTSRELNASQPIYISFLLDRNEIVAEQDSFASFRISMEPKSVSHRRRFPIVTFGISSEGFPYVNCAGNIEQTAIHLPQNSTLLIVLKMSFDDETSSVAARIYQQDETVNTSEPDAWTLQCDSPVPFQELESIRLSSNGVGDWLVDELRISTSWFAAVNGNSARQSRKK from the coding sequence ATGAATCACGATCGACTTTCCGAACTCATCGAGAACGCCATTCAGGACGAGATCACTCCTAGCGAGCACGAAGAGCTTCAGTCGATCCTGAAACGCGATCCGGAATCTCGCCGTCTCTATCGAGAAAGAATGGACATCGAAGCCGCCTTGCGAACGTGGGCCGAAGAAGGCAGCGAAGCGGACCACGTTCGCACCAACTCCGTCGGCTCCCTATTGAATCGTGAACCGCGTTTGAGGTCCGTTGCCGTCGTTCTTTCGAGCCTAGCTTGTCTTGTTGTTGCAGCAGTGTGGTACGTGACTAGTCACGGAGACCGTCCATTTCCAAATGGTCAGCCGGGACCGCTGGTCAACGCTTCCGATGATGGACGGTTCTTCGGAAGTCTCCGCTTGAGCAATGATGGCCGATGGGCAGAGATCGAGAGGTCGAAACAACAACGATTCCGTGAAGATCATGTCACTCTCGAAACAGGGGTCGCCGAGCTCCTGTTTGATTCCGGCACGAACCTCGTTCTCGAAGCCCCATGTGAACTAGCGGTGCTTTCAGCAGATGCGGCTCGCTTGATTCGTGGGAGTGTGTACGTCAATGTCACCGATCGCTCGAACGGGTTCGTTCTGGAGACACCCGAAACCACGATTTACGATGAGGGAACTGAGTACGCGGTGGCTCTCGAAGAATCGGCGACTGAGGTGCATGTGTTTGAGGGAAGCGTTTTCTGTGTTTCCGATGAGGGGCCGTCGGCAAGCGAAAACTTGGTTGAGGCCGGTGAAGCCTACCGCTTTGATCGCCGAACTCCCGGACCGCCCGGTCGTGTTCCGTTTGGTCAACGAAAGTTTGTCAGACAACTGGATGCCGAAATCCAACAGACCGCAGGCGACGAGCTCCTCGCCTATGATGGTTTCGAGAACATTGCCGGGCGAATCAGACGTGGCCGAAGCGGCTTCGGTTGGGACGGTGGTTGGACAGCAATCGGCCGCAAACGAGGCCCCCTCGCCGAAGTTGTTCCAGCACCATCCGGCACCGTCTTTGAAGTCGATCGCAACGAACGAATGTGCCTCAAACTGTCCGACTCCAATCTCCGTCGAAAGTTCAATACGTCAAGAGAGTTGAACGCTAGTCAACCAATCTATATTAGTTTCTTATTGGATCGGAATGAGATTGTCGCTGAACAAGACTCGTTCGCTTCTTTTCGAATTTCCATGGAACCGAAATCGGTTTCTCATCGACGACGTTTTCCCATTGTCACTTTCGGAATCTCTTCCGAAGGGTTTCCCTATGTCAACTGTGCTGGAAACATCGAGCAAACAGCGATCCATCTCCCCCAGAACAGTACGCTACTCATTGTTCTCAAGATGTCCTTCGACGATGAAACAAGCAGTGTCGCTGCCAGAATCTACCAGCAGGATGAAACGGTCAACACATCCGAACCAGACGCTTGGACGCTTCAATGTGACTCGCCAGTTCCGTTCCAGGAGTTAGAATCAATCCGACTTTCGAGTAATGGAGTAGGGGATTGGCTGGTTGACGAGCTGCGCATTTCGACCAGCTGGTTTGCCGCAGTCAATGGCAACTCAGCAAGGCAGTCGAGGAAGAAATGA
- a CDS encoding FAD-dependent oxidoreductase, protein MRVAILFHLVGFLASSSVASATESRDADVVIYGATPSGIAAAIAAADSGQRVRLVEPTARIGGLVTSGLSHTDFHSFESLTGTYLDFSQRVEAYYAKKYGRDSQQVRDSFRGTFAEPHVNLAVFQQMLAEWESITVSRQMTLDSVQVRKKNGTRHIQSATFLDPDGAKVTFTGRVFIDATYEGDLLAKSGVPWRCGREGRDEFQESLAPEDGDVQLQAYNFRFIMTRDPANRVAPEAPAGYRREDFLGVLPILKSGRIKTVFGYPRGCLFKAQTPPLPNGKYDINDVSGGLVRLSLPGKNLQWPDGDAAARAEVFAEHRRDQVGLLYFLQHDAAVPEKFRNEAQQWGWCRDEFAETDHLPPQLYVREARRMVGVHVFRQQDSEHAPGDARAVLHRDAIAMGDYGNNCHGTAHEGPRFGGHHTGEFYNPVPPYQIPYGTLLPKDVDNLLVPVAVSATHVGFCALRLEPIWMSLGQAAGHAASMAIETDLAVQKVDVAKLQRRLHTDGSATIYASDVLPGHPDFAAVQWWGTLGGLHGLAPMPAKPGQRGEKIHGQYFQANPGHKVELNAPLDDALKQRWQSLFPLQNTRQLKTRGDWIRKAFQTAVQDAEKTTNQESTSYPVTAPPAELKLPKFYQKYVSANGFPIVSSDQVNDYALKEAAYLADLLLAKRPDVRDAMINGGSRLVVIAHDEFTTDVPEYAHMKPKDYWDARARGLGGSATDPLCSCGEENLLAYPGDPYQTESILIHEFAHNIHLRGLAAVDPSFDTRVKAAYDAAMKEGLWAGKYASTNHHEYFAEGVQSWFDNNRPPDHDHNHVDTRKELREYDPRLAKLCEEVFGETKLTYTKPATRLNGHLQGYDPQTAPTFRWPARLDKQRQEIRKKAKSRPTSSGNR, encoded by the coding sequence ATGCGAGTTGCGATCCTATTCCACTTAGTTGGCTTCTTGGCATCTTCATCCGTGGCATCCGCTACGGAGTCACGGGATGCGGACGTGGTGATCTATGGGGCGACACCGAGCGGAATCGCGGCAGCGATTGCTGCGGCGGATAGTGGTCAGCGGGTCCGTTTGGTGGAGCCGACCGCACGCATTGGCGGATTGGTGACGAGTGGGTTGTCACACACGGATTTCCATTCGTTTGAAAGTTTGACCGGGACGTATCTCGATTTCAGTCAGCGGGTCGAAGCCTACTACGCCAAAAAATACGGTCGCGATTCCCAGCAGGTGCGGGATTCGTTTCGGGGCACGTTCGCGGAACCCCACGTTAACTTGGCGGTGTTCCAGCAGATGCTGGCCGAATGGGAATCCATTACGGTCTCAAGACAGATGACATTGGATTCCGTGCAGGTTCGCAAGAAGAACGGAACGCGACACATCCAATCAGCTACGTTCCTCGATCCCGATGGTGCCAAGGTGACTTTCACCGGGCGAGTCTTCATCGATGCGACGTATGAAGGTGATCTGCTGGCGAAATCTGGTGTGCCTTGGCGGTGCGGTCGGGAAGGTCGCGACGAGTTCCAGGAATCGCTAGCTCCGGAAGACGGTGACGTTCAGCTTCAGGCGTACAACTTCCGGTTCATCATGACCCGCGATCCCGCCAACCGAGTTGCTCCGGAAGCTCCGGCTGGTTATCGCCGTGAAGACTTTCTTGGTGTGCTGCCGATTCTGAAATCGGGTCGCATCAAGACTGTCTTCGGGTATCCAAGGGGGTGCCTGTTCAAAGCCCAGACGCCGCCGCTGCCGAATGGGAAATACGACATCAATGACGTTTCCGGAGGACTAGTGCGGCTTTCGTTGCCAGGAAAGAACCTGCAATGGCCGGACGGCGATGCGGCGGCCCGAGCCGAAGTATTTGCTGAACATCGACGGGATCAAGTTGGGTTGCTGTATTTCCTGCAACACGATGCGGCCGTGCCTGAGAAGTTCCGCAACGAAGCTCAGCAGTGGGGGTGGTGTCGTGATGAGTTCGCCGAAACGGATCACCTGCCCCCGCAGTTGTACGTGCGAGAGGCGAGACGAATGGTGGGCGTTCACGTCTTTCGTCAGCAAGACAGCGAACACGCTCCGGGCGATGCTCGAGCGGTGTTGCATCGGGATGCCATCGCCATGGGCGACTATGGCAACAACTGTCACGGCACCGCCCACGAAGGGCCACGATTCGGCGGCCATCACACTGGCGAGTTTTACAACCCGGTTCCGCCGTATCAGATTCCCTACGGCACGCTGCTACCCAAGGATGTGGACAACTTGCTCGTGCCGGTGGCGGTCTCGGCGACCCACGTCGGCTTTTGTGCCTTGCGACTGGAACCGATCTGGATGTCTTTGGGCCAAGCCGCGGGCCATGCCGCGTCCATGGCGATCGAAACCGATCTTGCCGTGCAGAAGGTCGACGTCGCAAAACTTCAGCGGCGGCTTCATACCGATGGTTCCGCTACAATCTATGCGAGTGATGTGCTGCCGGGACATCCCGATTTCGCGGCGGTCCAATGGTGGGGCACGCTCGGCGGTTTGCATGGTCTGGCCCCCATGCCAGCCAAACCCGGTCAACGTGGCGAGAAGATTCACGGGCAATACTTCCAAGCGAATCCTGGACACAAGGTGGAACTGAACGCACCCTTGGACGATGCACTCAAGCAGCGTTGGCAGTCGTTATTTCCGCTCCAAAATACTCGGCAGTTGAAGACCCGTGGCGATTGGATTCGCAAGGCCTTCCAGACCGCTGTCCAGGATGCTGAGAAGACGACCAATCAGGAATCGACATCGTATCCTGTCACGGCACCGCCCGCCGAGTTGAAGCTGCCAAAGTTTTATCAAAAGTATGTCAGTGCGAATGGCTTTCCGATTGTCTCATCGGACCAAGTGAACGATTACGCTTTGAAAGAGGCAGCGTATTTGGCTGATCTCTTGCTAGCGAAGCGGCCCGATGTTCGAGATGCGATGATCAACGGCGGTTCGCGGTTGGTGGTGATTGCTCATGACGAGTTCACGACCGACGTTCCCGAATACGCTCACATGAAACCGAAGGATTACTGGGACGCTCGCGCTCGCGGTTTGGGCGGTTCGGCGACGGACCCGCTGTGTTCGTGCGGCGAGGAAAATCTGCTAGCTTATCCCGGCGATCCCTACCAAACCGAGAGCATTCTGATTCACGAGTTCGCCCACAACATTCACCTTCGTGGCTTGGCCGCCGTCGATCCGAGTTTCGACACTCGCGTCAAAGCCGCCTACGATGCCGCAATGAAAGAGGGCCTGTGGGCCGGCAAGTACGCTTCGACGAATCACCACGAATACTTTGCCGAGGGGGTGCAGTCGTGGTTCGACAACAACCGTCCGCCCGACCACGATCACAACCACGTCGACACCCGGAAGGAACTTCGTGAATACGATCCACGATTGGCGAAGCTCTGTGAAGAAGTCTTCGGCGAGACGAAGCTCACCTACACCAAACCGGCCACCCGACTCAACGGCCACTTGCAAGGCTACGATCCGCAGACCGCGCCAACATTCCGCTGGCCCGCACGCCTCGACAAGCAACGGCAAGAGATTCGGAAGAAAGCCAAGTCGCGACCGACCTCTTCAGGCAACCGCTGA
- a CDS encoding plasmid pRiA4b ORF-3 family protein — translation MHGRINATTKSAAHDIIQVAMGWFDCHLHRFQIGPRRYGIPDPMDRAMGIDMMDERGVQLSDVITPAGQRATFIYEYDFSDGWQYAIKLEETHAAVPKTTYPRCTDGERACPPENVGGIGDYEDFLKAIADLDHERHEELTKWIGKYDPEMFFRADINQDLRKIF, via the coding sequence ATGCATGGACGCATAAACGCAACGACAAAAAGCGCCGCCCACGACATCATTCAAGTCGCCATGGGCTGGTTCGATTGCCATCTGCACCGCTTTCAAATCGGACCACGGCGATACGGCATCCCGGACCCAATGGACCGGGCCATGGGAATTGACATGATGGACGAACGGGGCGTGCAACTCAGCGATGTCATTACACCAGCCGGACAGCGTGCGACGTTCATCTACGAATATGATTTCAGCGACGGCTGGCAATATGCGATCAAGCTGGAAGAAACTCATGCCGCAGTACCTAAAACCACCTATCCCCGGTGCACCGACGGGGAGCGTGCCTGTCCACCGGAAAATGTTGGTGGCATTGGGGACTACGAAGATTTCCTGAAGGCAATCGCTGATCTCGACCACGAGCGACACGAGGAGCTCACAAAATGGATTGGGAAGTATGATCCGGAGATGTTTTTTCGGGCCGATATCAATCAAGACCTCCGCAAGATTTTTTGA
- a CDS encoding sigma-70 family RNA polymerase sigma factor has protein sequence MDGSTSLDEYIRRVVDGDLNAFAEIVRVYQRPVRAWIVSRCPPGSDADDVAQKTFVVAFHRIQEFEVGTDFRAWLFTIARFQLMAECTRLKRLADYHSRYVPHALSQELDRRAAEAAEEPSRLTHLRECLKQIEDNAREVLDWRYTSELPLAEIAQRTNRSVGAIMKHLYVLRQKLHECIEQKLAEEAG, from the coding sequence ATGGACGGATCAACCAGTTTGGACGAGTACATTCGGCGTGTCGTCGATGGAGATCTCAACGCTTTCGCGGAGATTGTCCGCGTTTACCAGAGGCCGGTCCGCGCGTGGATTGTGTCTCGATGTCCGCCGGGCAGTGATGCGGACGATGTGGCTCAGAAGACATTTGTCGTGGCGTTTCATCGAATTCAAGAGTTTGAAGTCGGAACTGATTTTCGTGCTTGGCTGTTCACGATTGCTCGCTTTCAGCTGATGGCCGAATGCACGCGATTGAAGCGTTTGGCGGATTACCACAGCCGGTATGTGCCACATGCACTCAGTCAGGAACTAGATCGCCGTGCGGCAGAGGCCGCGGAGGAGCCGTCACGTTTGACACATCTGCGCGAATGCCTGAAGCAAATTGAGGACAACGCACGCGAGGTTCTCGATTGGCGTTACACCAGTGAGCTCCCGCTGGCCGAGATCGCCCAGCGGACGAATCGAAGTGTTGGGGCCATCATGAAACACTTGTATGTTCTGCGACAGAAGCTGCACGAATGCATCGAACAGAAACTCGCTGAGGAGGCAGGCTAG
- a CDS encoding PSD1 and planctomycete cytochrome C domain-containing protein, which yields MNQFSWLAFLMSIVTFPTWAFAQPANSEGVKFFESKIRPIFLKHCYGCHSTQAGKAKGGLKVDTSESLFRGGDSGSALVPRKPDDSLLYQVLLYRDDVSQMPPSGKLPASTVHDIRRWIEMGAPDPRVIKPSPAVTSQIDIDAGRNHWAYQSPVHREPNANEGDVWAQTEVDRYIIAELDRQQLTPVADADAATLVRRLSFVLTGLPMTPDESRTWTDAIERTESFLQRQEVLLALIDELLASPQYGERWGRHWLDVARYAESTGGDQNNLYQHAWRYRDYVIDAFNNDKPFDEFVREQIAGDLLPIADDAEWAEQVIATGFLTNGVKLVGEEDQQQFFADLVDEQIDATTRAFLATTVACARCHDHKFDPIPQADYYALAGIFRSTETHYGLLKAQARQATTLLDLTGMGPPPGTPDLDAGEYAALVAERDQAANAVEEAMRKIRGGENVFRGTLRRLRSQRDETEAALQAYSNRGKPRVFAMGVQDRDQPLMTRLLLRGELDKPAQIVPRGLLQVLTPSGRHRFPSNISGSGRIELANWIASDKNPLTARVMANRIWHWMFGRGLVRTTDDFGVAGDRPTHPELLDYLALRLIENGWSVKSLVREIALSRTFQLSSSYNEKNFATDPDNRFLWRMNKHRLEGEAIRDAMLFASGKLEMSRPLGTYLREVGEGNVGQNVFEPVLRAIDADTRSVYLPRVRSVLPEMLELFDAPDSSFVTGTRQTTSSLLQALYLLNNEFVQTQADALAGKLNELPKDQRIQEAYLLLFGREPTAREVKIGETFLSSSPRGDSGRFTENSRRRGRFGRGRTESVIEQTPASSTPLSAYCQALMSTAEFRTLD from the coding sequence GTGAACCAGTTTTCGTGGCTCGCCTTTCTGATGTCTATCGTCACATTCCCGACTTGGGCGTTTGCACAACCTGCCAACTCCGAGGGAGTGAAGTTTTTTGAATCCAAGATTCGTCCGATCTTCCTGAAGCACTGTTATGGGTGTCATTCGACTCAGGCTGGCAAGGCGAAGGGAGGCTTGAAGGTCGATACAAGTGAGTCCTTGTTTCGCGGCGGCGACTCCGGCTCAGCGTTGGTTCCGCGAAAGCCTGATGATAGCTTGCTCTATCAAGTCCTGTTGTATCGAGACGATGTTTCGCAGATGCCCCCATCGGGAAAGCTGCCAGCATCGACCGTCCACGACATCCGTCGCTGGATTGAAATGGGAGCCCCGGACCCGCGTGTGATCAAACCCAGTCCCGCTGTGACTTCCCAAATCGACATTGATGCTGGCCGCAATCATTGGGCGTATCAGTCGCCGGTTCATCGAGAACCGAACGCGAATGAGGGTGACGTTTGGGCACAAACCGAGGTTGACCGATACATCATCGCGGAACTTGATCGCCAGCAACTAACTCCCGTTGCGGATGCCGATGCAGCAACGTTGGTTCGACGACTCAGTTTCGTGCTCACGGGTCTACCGATGACGCCAGATGAGAGCCGGACGTGGACGGATGCCATCGAGAGGACCGAAAGTTTTCTGCAACGTCAAGAAGTGCTTTTGGCATTGATCGACGAACTGCTGGCTTCGCCTCAATATGGCGAGCGTTGGGGACGTCATTGGTTAGACGTTGCTCGCTATGCCGAATCGACAGGGGGCGATCAGAACAACCTCTATCAGCACGCTTGGCGCTACAGAGATTATGTGATCGATGCGTTCAACAACGACAAACCCTTCGACGAGTTCGTTCGCGAGCAGATCGCGGGGGACCTGTTGCCGATCGCTGACGATGCGGAATGGGCGGAGCAGGTCATTGCGACCGGCTTTCTCACGAACGGCGTGAAACTTGTTGGAGAAGAAGATCAACAACAGTTCTTCGCGGACCTCGTTGACGAACAAATCGATGCGACAACTCGTGCGTTTCTCGCCACCACCGTCGCGTGTGCCCGCTGTCACGATCACAAGTTCGATCCCATTCCGCAGGCAGATTACTATGCATTGGCGGGGATTTTTCGTTCCACCGAGACGCACTACGGTTTACTGAAAGCGCAAGCTCGGCAAGCAACGACACTTCTCGATCTGACCGGAATGGGACCGCCCCCCGGAACCCCAGATCTCGATGCCGGGGAATATGCGGCCTTGGTGGCGGAACGGGATCAAGCTGCCAACGCCGTCGAAGAGGCGATGCGAAAAATCCGCGGTGGCGAGAATGTGTTTCGTGGGACGCTGCGTCGTCTCCGGTCGCAACGTGATGAAACCGAAGCAGCCCTCCAAGCGTATTCAAACCGTGGCAAGCCACGCGTTTTCGCGATGGGCGTTCAGGATCGGGATCAACCGCTGATGACTCGATTGCTGTTACGCGGCGAACTCGACAAACCCGCTCAGATTGTGCCTCGCGGATTACTACAGGTGCTCACCCCGTCAGGTCGGCATCGGTTCCCGTCGAATATCTCCGGGAGTGGGCGAATCGAACTTGCGAACTGGATCGCCTCGGACAAGAACCCGCTGACCGCCCGCGTGATGGCCAATCGAATCTGGCATTGGATGTTTGGTCGTGGGCTGGTCCGCACGACTGACGATTTTGGTGTCGCCGGGGACCGTCCGACTCACCCTGAACTTCTTGATTATCTCGCTCTGCGACTCATCGAGAATGGCTGGTCCGTCAAATCACTCGTTCGTGAAATCGCTCTCTCGCGGACTTTCCAACTCTCATCCAGCTACAACGAAAAGAACTTCGCAACTGATCCGGACAACCGGTTCCTATGGCGAATGAATAAGCATCGGCTCGAAGGTGAAGCGATTCGGGATGCCATGCTGTTCGCCTCGGGCAAGCTGGAAATGTCGCGACCGCTCGGAACCTATCTTCGGGAAGTGGGCGAAGGCAACGTCGGTCAGAATGTCTTCGAACCCGTGCTGCGGGCGATCGATGCGGACACTCGTTCGGTTTACCTGCCCCGCGTGCGAAGTGTCCTCCCAGAAATGCTGGAACTCTTCGACGCTCCCGACTCCAGCTTCGTCACTGGGACTCGTCAAACAACCTCAAGCCTGCTGCAAGCGTTGTACCTGTTGAACAACGAGTTCGTGCAAACTCAAGCAGATGCATTGGCAGGCAAACTCAATGAACTACCGAAAGACCAACGGATTCAGGAAGCGTACCTGTTGTTGTTCGGTCGAGAGCCAACTGCAAGAGAAGTCAAAATCGGTGAAACTTTTCTCTCGTCATCGCCTCGTGGTGACAGTGGTCGATTCACAGAAAACTCCCGTCGCCGAGGCCGTTTCGGACGTGGTCGAACGGAGTCAGTCATCGAGCAGACGCCGGCCTCATCGACTCCGCTTTCGGCATACTGTCAGGCTTTGATGAGTACAGCCGAGTTCCGCACCCTGGATTGA
- a CDS encoding sigma-70 family RNA polymerase sigma factor gives MTSDDSESSSTDEFVKQLAKHRHALFAFILKQVVNPADAEDIFQKTTVVLWRKMDQFEAEGSFFHWACGIAFNEVRNFLKTQRRSRLHFDADLMALIAAESEEEHSLSESRRVALAVCLAQLHDRQQKLLRLCYLGTETISEVAESLGQRREVIYKQLARLKQKLSACIRQRLAAEGVKS, from the coding sequence ATGACAAGTGATGATTCAGAAAGTTCATCCACCGACGAGTTCGTCAAACAACTCGCGAAGCATCGGCATGCGCTCTTTGCGTTCATCCTGAAACAGGTCGTCAACCCAGCCGACGCCGAAGATATCTTTCAGAAAACAACGGTTGTGCTCTGGCGAAAGATGGATCAGTTTGAAGCGGAGGGAAGTTTTTTCCACTGGGCGTGTGGAATCGCCTTCAATGAAGTCCGCAACTTTCTCAAAACACAGCGACGCAGCCGACTTCATTTCGATGCCGATCTAATGGCTTTGATCGCAGCCGAATCCGAGGAAGAACACTCACTCTCTGAATCTCGCCGGGTGGCCTTGGCGGTTTGTCTGGCTCAACTCCACGATCGACAACAAAAACTACTTCGGCTTTGCTATCTGGGCACTGAGACGATTTCGGAAGTTGCGGAATCGTTGGGCCAGCGTCGTGAAGTGATCTACAAGCAGCTCGCTCGATTGAAGCAAAAGCTGTCGGCGTGTATTCGCCAGCGGTTAGCTGCGGAGGGGGTGAAGTCATGA